One window of Caldisericum exile AZM16c01 genomic DNA carries:
- a CDS encoding tRNA dihydrouridine synthase: MLKENDTLNRLNPEIPIFLAPLAGYTDSPFRRVVRSFGAGIVFTEMVSVMGIKFKDKNTLGLLKFYPEEHPIFVQLFGSDIDAFAHASKFVTNLKFDGIDINAGCPVPKIVKDGSGSYLLKDLTRLAKIVHAVKSSSDLPVSLKVRKGFNKGENVLSGVLKIAENEGVSFLTIHAITTEEGFKKESEDWDAIAEIVAKAKIPIVANGGVEEEEDVKALFEKTNAPYVMIGRATIGRPWFLKSSYKFLKENIKLDIPNKEKIDIIVRHIESAVEFYGEEKGIVEMRKHFIKYARGIRRAAEFRRYANSIKTKEEAIALVRAFFDETEVKDGRTS; encoded by the coding sequence ATGTTAAAGGAAAATGACACCTTGAATAGGCTTAATCCCGAAATTCCTATATTTCTTGCACCTCTTGCAGGATACACTGACTCCCCTTTTAGGAGGGTTGTTCGATCTTTTGGTGCGGGAATTGTTTTTACTGAAATGGTTTCTGTGATGGGAATAAAATTCAAGGATAAAAATACACTTGGGCTTCTTAAGTTTTATCCCGAAGAGCACCCGATTTTCGTGCAACTTTTTGGCTCGGATATCGATGCGTTTGCACATGCTTCAAAATTCGTGACTAATCTTAAATTTGATGGAATTGACATAAACGCAGGTTGCCCAGTCCCAAAAATTGTGAAAGATGGATCTGGATCATATCTTTTGAAAGATCTTACGAGACTTGCAAAGATTGTTCATGCTGTTAAAAGTTCTTCGGACTTACCTGTATCTCTTAAAGTAAGGAAAGGTTTTAATAAAGGCGAAAATGTGCTATCTGGAGTTTTAAAAATTGCAGAGAATGAGGGCGTGTCATTTTTAACGATCCATGCAATAACGACGGAAGAAGGTTTTAAAAAGGAAAGCGAAGATTGGGATGCGATTGCTGAAATTGTGGCAAAGGCAAAAATTCCTATTGTAGCAAATGGAGGTGTTGAAGAGGAGGAAGACGTAAAGGCGCTTTTTGAGAAGACAAATGCACCTTATGTTATGATTGGACGTGCAACAATAGGGCGTCCGTGGTTTTTGAAATCTTCCTATAAATTTTTAAAAGAAAACATCAAATTAGATATTCCAAATAAAGAAAAAATAGATATAATAGTAAGACATATAGAAAGTGCCGTTGAATTTTATGGAGAGGAAAAAGGAATAGTTGAGATGAGAAAACACTTTATTAAGTATGCAAGAGGAATAAGAAGAGCAGCAGAGTTTAGAAGATATGCAAATAGTATAAAAACTAAGGAAGAAGCAATAGCTCTTGTCAGGGCTTTTTTTGATGAAACGGAGGTTAAAGATGGAAGAACAAGTTGA